A single genomic interval of Nonomuraea rubra harbors:
- the atzF gene encoding allophanate hydrolase, with amino-acid sequence MSTTGTPRGNAPDSRGGNAREGLAGNGRDALGGDTPEALHGGAGEGPSGGGGGPLRGNAREVVRGRRPEVFIAHRDEADVLADLAAAAGPLAGLRLAVKNNVDVAGFPTTAACPAFASGPAAADAQAVARLRGAGATVVGVTNLDQFATGLVGQRSPYGGVRDARRPSFVSGGSSSGSAVAVALGLADLAIGTDTAGSGRVPAAFQGLVGIKPTLGTVSVSGVVPACRSYDAVTIMARDLGTAGAAMAAMAGGPGTRPWPADAPLAAPAAARVAVPDELPAMDPGWADAFDATVERLREAGAVVEPVRIEPFLAAARLLYDGALVAERHAAVGAFVDAHPGDVDPTVGAIISRAGKVSASSLVRDVARLELLRQECLGLLGGFDALLVPTAPCHPTVAEVAAEPVAVNSRVGTYTNFCNLFDLCAVAVPAGTVDEGPGRGIAQFGVTVLARPFHDAVALDLARLVAVQPEPPAESAGGAPPLPDGPLPWPAAIADGGVRAVELFVAGAHLAGQPLEYELRDLGARWDRPARTSAAYALHALGTVPAKPGLVRVGAGGAAVEGEVWLVSEGALGRFLANLPAPMTLGRVELSDGRWAVGFGCTQEAASAGEDITKYGGWRAWLSSR; translated from the coding sequence ATGAGCACCACCGGGACGCCGCGCGGGAACGCCCCCGACTCGCGCGGCGGGAACGCCCGCGAGGGGCTGGCAGGGAACGGCCGTGACGCGCTGGGCGGGGATACCCCCGAGGCGCTGCACGGAGGCGCTGGTGAGGGGCCGAGCGGTGGCGGTGGTGGGCCGTTGCGTGGGAACGCTCGTGAGGTGGTGCGGGGGCGGCGGCCGGAGGTGTTCATCGCTCACCGCGACGAGGCCGACGTGCTGGCCGACCTGGCCGCGGCCGCCGGGCCGCTGGCGGGGCTCCGGCTGGCCGTGAAGAACAACGTGGACGTGGCGGGCTTCCCGACGACCGCGGCCTGCCCCGCCTTCGCGTCCGGCCCGGCGGCTGCCGACGCGCAGGCGGTGGCCCGGCTGCGGGGCGCCGGCGCGACCGTCGTCGGCGTGACGAACCTCGACCAGTTCGCGACCGGCCTGGTCGGGCAGCGCAGCCCGTACGGAGGGGTGCGGGACGCGCGCCGCCCGTCGTTCGTGTCGGGCGGTTCGAGCTCGGGCTCGGCGGTCGCGGTGGCGCTCGGCCTGGCCGACCTCGCGATCGGCACCGACACCGCCGGCTCGGGCCGGGTCCCGGCCGCGTTCCAGGGCCTCGTGGGGATCAAGCCGACCCTCGGTACGGTCTCCGTGTCCGGGGTCGTCCCGGCGTGCCGCTCGTACGACGCGGTCACGATCATGGCCAGGGACCTCGGCACCGCCGGCGCCGCGATGGCCGCCATGGCCGGCGGCCCGGGGACACGCCCCTGGCCGGCGGACGCGCCCCTGGCGGCGCCAGCGGCCGCCCGCGTGGCCGTTCCCGACGAGCTGCCCGCCATGGACCCCGGCTGGGCCGACGCCTTCGACGCCACCGTGGAGCGGCTGCGGGAGGCGGGAGCCGTGGTCGAGCCGGTCCGGATCGAGCCGTTCCTGGCCGCCGCCCGGCTGCTCTACGACGGCGCGCTCGTCGCGGAGCGGCACGCCGCCGTCGGCGCGTTCGTGGACGCCCATCCCGGCGACGTCGATCCCACGGTCGGCGCGATCATCAGCCGCGCGGGGAAGGTGTCCGCGTCGAGCCTGGTACGCGACGTCGCACGCCTGGAACTGCTGCGCCAGGAGTGCCTGGGCCTGCTCGGCGGCTTCGACGCGCTGCTCGTGCCGACGGCGCCCTGCCATCCCACGGTGGCCGAGGTCGCCGCCGAGCCGGTGGCGGTCAACTCGCGCGTCGGCACGTACACGAACTTCTGCAACCTGTTCGACCTGTGCGCGGTCGCGGTCCCGGCCGGCACCGTGGACGAGGGCCCCGGCCGGGGGATCGCCCAGTTCGGGGTGACCGTCCTGGCCCGCCCGTTCCACGACGCGGTGGCGCTCGACCTGGCCCGCCTGGTCGCCGTCCAGCCGGAGCCTCCCGCGGAGTCCGCCGGCGGCGCCCCGCCCCTTCCGGACGGCCCGCTGCCGTGGCCGGCGGCGATCGCGGACGGCGGCGTCCGGGCCGTCGAGCTCTTCGTGGCCGGCGCGCACCTGGCCGGCCAGCCGCTGGAGTACGAGCTGCGGGACCTCGGCGCCCGCTGGGACCGCCCCGCGCGGACCTCCGCCGCCTACGCCCTCCACGCGCTCGGCACCGTGCCGGCCAAGCCGGGACTGGTGAGGGTGGGAGCAGGCGGAGCGGCCGTGGAGGGCGAGGTCTGGCTGGTGTCCGAGGGCGCGCTCGGCCGTTTCCTGGCGAACCTGCCCGCGCCCATGACGCTGGGCCGGGTCGAGCTCTCCGACGGCCGCTGGGCGGTGGGGTTCGGCTGCACGCAGGAGGCGGCGTCCGCGGGCGAGGACATCACGAAGTACGGCGGCTGGCGGGCCTGGCTGTCGAGCCGCTGA
- a CDS encoding TetR/AcrR family transcriptional regulator: MLTPRKQPRQQRSRETVAAILEAAAQLFQRYGYAGTTTNKIAERAGVSIGSLYQYFPNKDSLLVALAEHYLAESGEQVARVFARAAEQRPSLPELLTGLVGCVADLHTDRPALHRLLFDQAPRTPGLVARFRQAEQRIAVALAGELRRLGAGGPEPGISALLAVQGIEAQLHGALLDPPAGRDTAAHLDAVIDLWHRALSPGR; encoded by the coding sequence GTGCTCACACCCCGTAAACAGCCCCGCCAGCAGCGGTCCCGCGAGACGGTGGCGGCGATCCTGGAGGCGGCTGCTCAGCTTTTCCAGCGGTACGGCTACGCCGGCACCACCACCAACAAGATCGCCGAACGTGCCGGGGTGTCGATCGGATCGCTCTACCAGTACTTCCCGAACAAGGACTCCCTGCTGGTGGCGCTGGCCGAGCACTACCTGGCTGAGAGCGGCGAGCAGGTCGCCCGGGTCTTCGCCCGCGCCGCGGAGCAGCGGCCGTCCCTGCCCGAGCTGCTCACCGGCCTGGTGGGGTGCGTGGCCGACCTGCACACCGACCGGCCCGCGCTGCACCGGCTGCTGTTCGACCAGGCGCCCCGCACGCCCGGGCTGGTCGCCCGCTTCCGGCAGGCCGAGCAGCGGATCGCCGTCGCGCTGGCCGGCGAGCTGCGCAGGCTCGGGGCCGGCGGCCCCGAGCCCGGGATCAGCGCGCTGCTGGCCGTTCAGGGCATCGAGGCGCAGCTGCACGGCGCCCTGCTCGACCCGCCCGCCGGCCGCGACACCGCCGCGCACCTGGACGCCGTGATCGACCTCTGGCATCGGGCCCTCTCCCCGGGCAGGTGA
- a CDS encoding molybdopterin molybdotransferase MoeA has translation MVTAADQETRRDVAWAEARRFAHEAASPAPPVRVALGRAAGLTLAQDLVVATPLPAFDTSAMDGFAVSGPGPWTIAGSARPGRPWTGGSLAAGQAVEISTGAVVPPGTWAVLPVESAAVRDDRVALAGEPAVTRDGTDAVPGEPAAARDGGFAVPGLARGKHIRYTGEDAPAGACLAPAGTPVGPPLLGLAATCGYDELLVRRAPAVVAIVTGDELATNGLPGPGRVRDALGPLLPSLIAELGGRLDGLVHVPDQPVAALAEAVESAAGADVVVVTGSTSVGVTDGLRRLLAERDARWIVDSVACRPGHPALLARPRGGPYVVGLPGNPFAALTAAHTLLGPLLAGLSGRALDDLPQAPLLSRIVVPAGRTRIVPVVWDGPGVRAVGGDRPAFLNGAALADALAAIPPAHESGEPVPLLLLRR, from the coding sequence GTGGTCACGGCAGCCGATCAGGAAACCCGCAGGGACGTCGCGTGGGCGGAGGCGAGGCGGTTCGCGCACGAGGCGGCCTCGCCGGCGCCGCCCGTGCGGGTGGCGCTCGGCCGCGCGGCGGGGCTGACGCTCGCGCAGGACCTCGTCGTGGCGACGCCGCTGCCGGCCTTCGACACCTCGGCGATGGACGGGTTCGCCGTGTCGGGCCCCGGGCCGTGGACGATCGCCGGCAGCGCCCGGCCCGGCAGGCCGTGGACGGGTGGCTCGCTGGCGGCCGGGCAGGCGGTGGAGATCTCGACCGGCGCCGTCGTCCCGCCGGGGACCTGGGCGGTGCTGCCGGTCGAGTCGGCCGCCGTCCGCGACGACCGCGTCGCGCTTGCCGGCGAGCCGGCCGTCACCCGTGACGGCACGGATGCTGTTCCCGGCGAGCCGGCCGCTGCTCGTGACGGCGGGTTTGCTGTTCCCGGTCTGGCGCGTGGCAAGCACATTCGTTACACCGGGGAGGACGCGCCCGCCGGTGCGTGTCTCGCGCCTGCCGGTACCCCGGTGGGCCCGCCGCTGCTGGGGCTGGCCGCCACCTGCGGATACGACGAGCTGCTCGTCCGCCGCGCGCCCGCCGTCGTGGCGATCGTCACCGGGGACGAGCTGGCCACGAACGGCCTGCCCGGGCCCGGACGGGTGCGCGACGCGCTCGGCCCGCTGCTGCCGTCACTGATCGCCGAGCTCGGTGGCCGCCTCGACGGTCTCGTTCACGTGCCGGACCAGCCCGTCGCCGCGCTGGCGGAGGCGGTGGAGTCGGCCGCCGGCGCCGACGTGGTGGTGGTCACCGGATCGACGTCGGTCGGCGTCACCGACGGGCTGCGCCGCCTGCTCGCCGAACGCGACGCCCGCTGGATCGTCGACTCGGTCGCCTGCCGGCCGGGCCACCCCGCCCTGCTCGCCCGGCCGCGCGGCGGCCCGTACGTCGTCGGCCTGCCCGGCAACCCGTTCGCCGCGCTGACCGCCGCGCACACCCTGCTCGGCCCGCTCCTCGCCGGGCTGTCCGGCCGTGCGCTCGATGACCTCCCCCAGGCCCCGCTGCTCTCCCGGATCGTGGTGCCCGCCGGCCGCACCCGCATCGTCCCCGTCGTCTGGGACGGTCCCGGCGTGCGGGCCGTCGGCGGCGACCGCCCGGCGTTCCTGAACGGCGCGGCCCTCGCGGACGCCCTCGCGGCGATCCCGCCCGCCCACGAGTCCGGCGAACCGGTACCGCTGCTCCTCCTCCGCCGTTGA
- a CDS encoding carbohydrate ABC transporter permease, giving the protein MVTRLSFLGVIARVFMWAFLLALAVVVLYPLLWMTLNGFKTNAELFGDPFALPLDWSFGNYAKAWNRGVSGYLTTSVLVTVTSTVATVFISAWAAYGLTRVDIPLNRTLTAAILGGLMLAPTVALVPLVKLFQAMGLYNTFWALLILYTAFRIPFTTFLIRAYMIDLPREVDEAAEMDGAGRWTAFWRIILPMCKPILTSTVLLHILFTWNEYLFAMIFTSGSGVQTLPVGLTSLMSKHGTDYPVVFAGMVIAALPVVLLFFLGQRHIVKGLADGIGK; this is encoded by the coding sequence ATGGTGACGCGCCTGAGCTTCCTCGGGGTGATCGCCCGCGTGTTCATGTGGGCGTTCCTGCTGGCGCTGGCCGTGGTGGTGCTCTACCCGCTGCTGTGGATGACGCTCAACGGGTTCAAGACCAACGCCGAGCTGTTCGGCGACCCGTTCGCGCTGCCGCTGGACTGGAGCTTCGGCAACTACGCCAAGGCGTGGAACCGCGGTGTCAGCGGCTACCTCACCACCAGCGTGCTGGTGACGGTGACCTCGACCGTCGCCACCGTGTTCATCAGCGCGTGGGCGGCCTACGGGCTGACGCGCGTGGACATCCCGCTGAACAGGACGCTCACGGCGGCCATTCTCGGCGGGCTGATGCTCGCGCCGACCGTGGCGCTGGTGCCGCTGGTGAAGCTGTTCCAGGCGATGGGGCTGTACAACACGTTCTGGGCGCTGCTCATCCTCTACACCGCCTTCCGCATCCCGTTCACCACGTTCCTCATCAGGGCGTACATGATCGACCTGCCGCGCGAGGTGGACGAGGCCGCCGAGATGGACGGCGCGGGCCGGTGGACGGCGTTCTGGCGGATCATCCTGCCGATGTGCAAGCCCATCCTCACCTCGACGGTGCTGCTGCACATCCTGTTCACCTGGAACGAGTACCTGTTCGCGATGATCTTCACCAGCGGCTCCGGCGTGCAGACCCTGCCCGTCGGGCTGACGAGCCTGATGAGCAAGCACGGCACCGACTACCCCGTGGTGTTCGCCGGGATGGTGATCGCCGCGCTGCCGGTGGTGCTGCTGTTCTTCCTCGGCCAGCGCCACATCGTCAAGGGCCTCGCAGACGGGATCGGAAAATGA
- a CDS encoding carbohydrate ABC transporter permease: protein MRATLRRTLGLAWVVPALVLVGVFVYLPLVQNLQFSTLKWDIYSGEQEYAGLDNYAKLAGDPVFWSSLGNNALYAVVSIVFQVFGALLLAALIEGVRSERLQRALRAIYFIPSAISLTVAGLLFYFIYEPNLGPLNHALRAAGLGDLAQAWLGQESTAMSAIIAMSQWQGFGYSTLLFAVAIQRIPAEIYGAAAIDGVGAAGRFFRITVPLVREMTGLMAIVTLSGAFQVFNEVMVMTAGGPDNSTQVLGTWLYRSGFVRNNFGYAAAIATVLFVITLGVAVAQLWVTRRRRVEW from the coding sequence GTGCGCGCCACCCTGCGAAGGACGCTCGGGCTCGCGTGGGTCGTCCCCGCGCTCGTGCTGGTCGGAGTGTTCGTCTACCTCCCCCTCGTGCAGAACCTGCAGTTCAGCACGCTGAAGTGGGACATCTACAGCGGCGAGCAGGAGTACGCCGGCCTGGACAACTACGCCAAGCTGGCCGGGGACCCGGTCTTCTGGTCGTCGCTGGGCAACAACGCGCTGTACGCGGTGGTCTCCATCGTCTTCCAGGTGTTCGGCGCGCTCCTGCTGGCCGCGCTCATCGAGGGCGTGCGGAGCGAGCGGTTGCAGCGCGCGCTGCGGGCGATCTACTTCATCCCGTCGGCGATCTCGCTGACCGTCGCGGGCCTGCTGTTCTACTTCATCTACGAGCCGAACCTCGGCCCGCTCAACCACGCGTTGCGGGCGGCCGGGCTCGGCGACCTCGCCCAGGCGTGGCTGGGGCAGGAGAGCACCGCCATGTCGGCGATCATCGCGATGAGCCAGTGGCAGGGCTTCGGCTACTCGACGCTGCTGTTCGCGGTGGCGATCCAGCGCATCCCGGCCGAGATCTACGGCGCCGCCGCCATCGACGGCGTCGGCGCGGCCGGCCGCTTCTTCCGGATCACGGTGCCGCTCGTGCGGGAGATGACCGGGCTGATGGCGATCGTCACGCTGTCGGGCGCGTTCCAGGTGTTCAACGAGGTCATGGTGATGACGGCGGGCGGGCCCGACAACTCGACGCAGGTGCTGGGGACCTGGCTGTACCGCAGCGGGTTCGTGCGCAACAACTTCGGGTACGCCGCCGCGATCGCGACCGTGCTGTTCGTGATCACGCTCGGCGTGGCGGTGGCGCAGCTCTGGGTCACCCGCAGGAGAAGGGTGGAATGGTGA
- a CDS encoding sugar phosphate isomerase/epimerase family protein: MIELTRFTGSNFAYQHLPFDRFLDDMAGLGRERLELWGIAPQLHVPELSDAGARAVRRRAESRGLTVACLTPEQVMYPVNLASPDTGLRARSVAMFRRAAELCAELGAGLLLLTPGRGFEDEPVAAAWRRSADAVGEITAYAGTLGVTCVLEALQRVESNLVNDSRALAAMIGEIGAPNLGAVLDTVAMAVAGESVDDYFDALGDRVRHVHLIDGRPAGHLAWGDGELPLAGYLEALDRRGYRGLMTFELFGDGTYAMAPRAAVERCLEACREHVRA, from the coding sequence ATGATCGAGCTCACCCGCTTCACCGGATCGAACTTCGCCTACCAGCACCTGCCGTTCGACCGTTTCCTCGACGACATGGCCGGGCTCGGCCGGGAACGCCTCGAGTTGTGGGGCATCGCCCCGCAGCTCCACGTCCCGGAGCTGAGCGACGCCGGGGCGCGCGCCGTCCGCCGCCGCGCCGAGTCGCGCGGCCTGACGGTCGCGTGCCTCACGCCCGAGCAGGTGATGTACCCGGTCAACCTGGCCTCCCCCGACACCGGGCTGCGGGCGCGCAGCGTGGCGATGTTCCGCCGCGCCGCCGAGCTCTGCGCCGAGCTCGGGGCCGGGCTGCTGCTGCTCACGCCGGGACGCGGCTTCGAGGACGAGCCGGTGGCGGCCGCCTGGCGCCGCTCGGCCGACGCGGTCGGCGAGATCACCGCGTACGCCGGGACCCTCGGCGTGACGTGCGTGCTGGAGGCGCTGCAACGCGTCGAGTCGAACCTGGTCAACGACTCCCGGGCGCTGGCCGCGATGATCGGCGAGATCGGCGCGCCGAACCTGGGCGCCGTGCTCGACACCGTGGCCATGGCCGTGGCCGGCGAGAGCGTGGACGACTACTTCGACGCCCTCGGCGACCGCGTACGGCACGTGCACCTCATCGACGGCCGGCCCGCCGGACACCTGGCATGGGGCGACGGGGAGCTGCCGCTGGCCGGTTACCTGGAGGCGCTGGATCGGCGGGGGTATCGGGGGCTCATGACGTTCGAGCTGTTCGGGGACGGGACGTACGCGATGGCGCCGCGGGCCGCCGTGGAGCGTTGCCTGGAGGCCTGCCGGGAACACGTGAGGGCGTAG
- a CDS encoding MFS transporter has product MSAPSPRRWAALALIATAQFIVIMDTSIIGVALPRIQQDLGFSQENLSWVFNAYVVAFGGLLLLGGRLSDLFGARRLFSAGWLVLLAGSLLAGIAPEVWVELTGRAVQGVGAALIAPSALTLLMMLFGHDPRELTRALALYGAAAPAGGTAGVFLGGVITEYLSWPWVFYINIPIALVALAATGSLMPAAPARRGSIDVLGTLTVTLGLGTAVYAIVRAPEAGWASAQTWITLAVAVLLLAAFVAVQARRREPLMRLSIFRTPNLAAANLTQLLLGGAWIPMWFFLNLYLQQVLGYSAFPSGAALVPMTVLIMIGMIVVAPRAIGRFGPKTTTVTGLVLLTAGMAWLSLISPDGSFATDVLPAGLVAALGMSLAFIPSLGTAISSARPEEGGLASGIVNTSYQVGSALGLAAMTAVAAANGAAQLGDLPALTDGFSAAFVGAAGIALAGALIAAATLRTRTGELTGSRG; this is encoded by the coding sequence ATGTCCGCACCATCCCCCCGGCGCTGGGCCGCGCTGGCCCTGATCGCCACGGCCCAGTTCATCGTGATCATGGACACGTCGATCATCGGCGTGGCCCTGCCCCGCATCCAGCAGGACCTCGGTTTCTCCCAGGAGAACCTGTCCTGGGTGTTCAACGCCTACGTCGTCGCCTTCGGCGGCCTGCTCCTGCTGGGCGGGCGCCTGTCGGACCTGTTCGGCGCGCGCCGGCTCTTCAGCGCCGGCTGGCTCGTCCTGCTCGCCGGCTCGCTCCTGGCCGGCATCGCACCGGAGGTGTGGGTCGAGCTGACCGGCCGCGCCGTCCAGGGGGTGGGCGCCGCGTTGATCGCGCCGTCCGCGCTCACCCTGCTGATGATGTTGTTCGGCCACGACCCCAGGGAGCTGACCAGGGCCCTGGCCCTGTACGGCGCCGCCGCGCCCGCGGGCGGCACCGCAGGCGTGTTCCTCGGCGGCGTCATCACCGAGTACCTGAGCTGGCCCTGGGTCTTCTACATCAACATCCCCATCGCGCTCGTCGCGCTGGCCGCCACCGGCTCGCTGATGCCCGCCGCCCCGGCCCGGCGCGGCTCCATCGACGTTCTCGGCACGCTGACCGTCACCCTCGGCCTCGGCACCGCCGTCTACGCCATCGTCCGCGCACCCGAGGCGGGCTGGGCCTCCGCCCAGACGTGGATCACGCTCGCCGTCGCCGTCCTGCTGCTGGCCGCGTTCGTCGCCGTCCAGGCCCGCCGCCGGGAGCCGCTGATGCGCCTGTCCATCTTCCGCACCCCGAACCTGGCCGCCGCCAACCTGACGCAGCTCCTGCTGGGCGGCGCGTGGATCCCGATGTGGTTCTTCCTCAACCTCTACCTGCAGCAGGTCCTCGGCTACAGCGCCTTCCCCAGCGGCGCCGCCCTGGTCCCGATGACCGTGCTCATCATGATCGGCATGATCGTCGTGGCGCCGCGGGCCATCGGCCGCTTCGGCCCCAAGACCACCACCGTCACCGGCCTCGTCCTGCTCACCGCCGGCATGGCCTGGCTCTCACTGATCAGCCCGGACGGCAGCTTCGCCACCGACGTCCTGCCCGCCGGCCTCGTCGCCGCCCTCGGCATGTCGCTGGCCTTCATCCCCTCCCTCGGCACCGCCATCTCCTCCGCCCGCCCGGAGGAAGGCGGCCTGGCCTCGGGCATCGTCAACACCAGCTACCAGGTCGGCTCCGCACTCGGCCTGGCCGCGATGACCGCCGTGGCCGCCGCCAACGGGGCCGCGCAACTGGGCGACCTGCCCGCGCTGACCGACGGCTTCTCCGCCGCCTTCGTCGGAGCCGCCGGCATCGCCCTGGCGGGCGCGCTGATCGCCGCGGCGACCCTGCGCACCCGCACCGGCGAGCTCACCGGTTCCCGGGGCTGA
- a CDS encoding CPBP family glutamic-type intramembrane protease, with the protein MLPELLAYGARILPGLLLIGGCFALARAERDPLLRIVTLVLGFILIRDAMTPLGFWRLGVAGGVPWLRFTGQQGILLLFGLGTVLLTAGLLRADAGLRSLVRWGRFGPAAAGWGAGGGVLAAAPVLLLSLPTPQDGRGGAVAVTLLPVLLLFALAGNLAEEVLFRGFLQGWLEQRAGAVRAALLSAALFAACHVFLASTVTAAGWPLLLFTLYEGLICAFLRLRSGVIAAALAHGTAIFLLASALI; encoded by the coding sequence GTGCTGCCCGAACTCCTGGCCTACGGCGCCCGGATCCTGCCCGGCCTGCTCCTGATCGGCGGCTGCTTCGCGCTGGCACGGGCCGAGCGTGATCCGCTGCTGCGCATCGTGACGCTGGTCCTCGGCTTCATCCTGATCAGGGACGCGATGACGCCGCTCGGCTTCTGGCGGCTGGGGGTCGCGGGAGGGGTTCCGTGGCTGCGCTTCACCGGACAGCAGGGGATCCTGCTGCTGTTCGGTCTCGGCACGGTGCTGCTGACCGCGGGCCTGCTGCGTGCGGACGCCGGGCTGCGGTCCCTGGTGCGCTGGGGCCGGTTCGGTCCCGCCGCGGCCGGGTGGGGCGCCGGCGGCGGGGTGCTGGCCGCCGCGCCGGTGCTGCTGCTGTCGCTGCCGACACCGCAGGACGGGCGCGGCGGGGCCGTCGCCGTCACGCTGCTGCCGGTGCTGCTGCTGTTCGCCCTGGCCGGGAACCTGGCCGAGGAGGTGCTGTTCCGGGGGTTCCTGCAGGGGTGGCTGGAGCAGCGGGCCGGTGCCGTGCGCGCGGCGCTGCTGTCGGCGGCGCTGTTCGCCGCCTGCCACGTCTTCCTGGCCTCGACCGTCACGGCCGCCGGCTGGCCGCTGCTGCTCTTCACCCTGTACGAGGGCCTGATCTGCGCCTTCCTGCGCCTGCGGAGCGGGGTCATCGCCGCCGCCCTGGCGCACGGGACCGCGATCTTCCTGCTCGCGTCCGCCCTGATCTGA